The sequence TCTTGTaaatatgaacattcacatacgcTATGACCTAATAATAGACGCTTAAGTAATGCTAAAGAAAAACTCTTACACTTGAATACAGTGAGATGAATAAGAATGTTTGTAACAGTAGCATCTGGATAGAACTCAAATGTCCACCAGTTCAAGCTTAGATAATAATCATAAAATGACATATTATACAATGGGAACTGCAACTttgtgcaacaacatggaggaatcttCACAACATAATGCTGAGTCTACAAAGCAAGTCCAAGAAGAGGGCCTGGAGCGTGACCCCCTTTGTAGGTTCAGAAGCAGTTAAACTAAATAGGGTATATTTCAGATACAGATATATGTGATAACACTACGAACAAAAGATTCAGAGCAGTGGTTACTGGGGCTGGGTCAGAGATCAATATGGGCAGATGTAAGTTATCAGCGTTTGAGGTCTTGAGTTGGATGGTGGGTTCACAGCTGCTTATCACATTATGAATAAAAACAAGTAAGTCAAAGAGAACAAGCCTTGCTCCACTGATAAAGGCTTGGTGATGAACAAAGCATTTTGAATAATTCCATCTAACACAGCCCAACTTTATATAAGGGGAGGGGGAACATGCAGGACAGGGACAGAGTGAGACAAAATTCCAGCCTCTGTCCCCAAGGCCTTCACAAGGACAATGAGAGGGTGAAGACAGGTAAATACAGTGATGTGTGACGTGCCCCTCTGCACAGGGATGCACATGGGGCTTCGGGGACACAGAACAGGATGGATGGACATTGACGGAGAAGGAAATGACAAAGGTTTCCCAGAGTAGGAGATGTTGATATTGATTGGAGCTAGAAGAATGAGATGAAGTGGTCTGCTGTAAATGCAGAAGGGAGGGCACTTCAGGTGAGAGGTATTGTCCATGCAAAGGCTCCAAGTCATAAAGAAGTCATTGTATAGAGACAGTGacaaggtcagtgtggctggaccATGGGGCAGAACCAGAGGCTGAAGTGGCCATCAGGGGAGATCTCAAGAAGGACCTCAAATATCGGATCCAGGAATGTGACTTGATTCTCCAAGCAGTGGCAGCAAACAACATTGAAATTCCAGAATGGCTGGAAAGTAAATAGAATTTGGAAGACTGTTCTGGCAGTCTTTATCTGGCAAAGAGGTGAGGTAGGCTCAGTAGTCAGCAGGGTTGAAGGAAGAGGATGACCAGGGGACCATTCACTCTGGGAAATGAAGGGGAAGAACAGAAGGGAAGTCAATTCCCAGGTGTCTGCCCAGGTGACTAGGGAAGAGCAGATTTGGACAAATGCTAAGAAGCTCAGCCTGGACTCACCAAATGGACATGCACAGGGCCCCCCACTGCATGAGACGATGCCCACATCACTCACCCAGGCAACTGTACCCATGACAGGATCTTCATCATCCGTGCCCTCTCGTTTCCCGGCTGCTTGCTTCCTGCGGGTTTTCACTCTAAGGGGAGAAACCATTGCACTGCATCCAGATCCTGGAACCAGACTTGGAGACCTTCCTGACATGCAAGTGAGGACTCCATCCTCCTGAATAACCGGGGGTTTGGCCAAGACTGAGTTTCCATCACTAAAGACCCTTGTtacatacaaaaacttgtacatgaatgatCATAACAGTGTTATTCATGagagccaaaaagtagaaacaacccaaatatccatcagtggacgaatggacaaataaaatgtgcCCAATCCATACAACGGAGCATTgtttggaaatgaaaaggaatgaagaactgaCACGTGCCATAACATGCAGGAACCTTGAAATCATCACGCTAAGCGAAAGAAGTTAACCACAAAGGACCATGTAGtatatgattccatgtatatgaaatgtccagaataggcaaatctagagagacagaaaatagattggtggCTGCTTGGGctagggggaggaggagggcaggatgACAAGGAAGGAGTGCAGAGTTCctcctttttttggtttctttttcattttgggcTAATGAAGAAGTTGTACAATTGACGGTGCCAATGGATGTACAACTCTGTGAAAATACTAAaagctactgaactgtacattttaaatgtatgggaattatatctcaataaagctgttacccaCCACCAAAAAAGATGCCTCTAAACCTACTCTACTCAGCTATGCATTTCTGCAATTCAGTGACTTCTCACCACACTTCCTACcacacaccccgccccccccaccccacccccgacccAGGACAAAGGCTTACATGCAAAAGAAGGTGAGGCACAAACAGAGTGACAGCAGGGTCATGGCACCAGCACCTCCAAGAGCTGCAGAAACCATTCCCGCCGAGGATACCAAATTGCCTGCAGAGAGGATGGGTGTTAGACGACACACTCCCAGGCCTCGGTCTCTTGTCTTCCCATCTCCTTGCAGAACTTGCTCTAGGGTCTTGTTCAGGCAAGAGATGGAGCACCTGTCCTAGCAATCACTTTctgtccaggccccagcccctctccctccaaGCTTCATCTCTTCTAGAATAATAACTTCTTTCTACTTCAGCCTCTGACCTGGCAGCAGCAGGACAGTGATGTTCTGGGACCCATGGATATTCATGGCCTCACAGCTGAACCTGAGGCCGGAGCTGAGCCCCCcgctgaggctcagggagctgTTGGCCCAGGGTCCCATCGAGCTGGAAGTGACTGTGAAGGAGGCGTTGCTGTGGTTTCCCACCACCAGCCTCTTCCCCAGCCGCCAGCCCAAGGAGGCAGCTGGGTGGGCTCGAGATGAGCAGTTGCAGCGCAGACTCTGGTCCTCCCAGGAGCACGAGGGTGTCAGCAGCTTTGGGGGGTCTGTGGGGAGGCGGGATAAGGGTCAGTGatgcctctgccctccccaggacCCAGGTGTCCTGCCTCCCAAGTCCCCTCCCACCGAACTCACAGTGCACACAGAGGGTCAGAGAGACCTGCTGGGAGCCCAGTGGGTTCTGAGCTCTGCAGATGAATTTGCCTTCATGCTCCAACTCCACCCAGGGCAGCTCCAGGATCTTGGGCTTCCTGGCCTGGGAGGGGCTCAGGGTCCCATTCATCTTGGCCCAGCTAACTGTGGCTTCAGGGTTGCTCTCGGTGACACAGTCCAGGAGCAAAGATGCCCCTTCCAGGACCTGAAGACATGAGCCATTCCCTGGGTGTTTCAGttctggagaaagaaagagagagtgtaCTCAAGAGCCAGTGAGCTCTGGGAGGCTGACAgtttccatccctccctccttccaggatATGGTTGgcatcttcctctcctcccctagCCTATTGGCTTGGGTCTGGGTTCAAAGGCTGGGTCTTTACACCCTAGGACATTGACCCAAAGTGTCTGGGCCTCATCTCTTCAGGGGAGGCTCAATGTCCACTGGGACATGCCTGGACTGTTTGGTGGAGAGAACAGAGAGTTCCACGGCTTCAGGAAGCAGATTCCATGAATGCAGCAGGAAATAAGACTGAGGATGCTGGGGTGGAGGAGTAGGAGGAGAACCAGAGGCAGTGCCATGTAGGGCGAAATGCACTTTGAAcagagtgtgtgcgtgtgtgtgtgtgtgcatgc comes from Equus asinus isolate D_3611 breed Donkey chromosome 26, EquAss-T2T_v2, whole genome shotgun sequence and encodes:
- the LOC106822346 gene encoding sialic acid-binding Ig-like lectin 5 isoform X1, coding for MVPLLLLPLLWGGSLQEYPGYQLQLTESVTVQEGLCVLVLCSFSYPWDRRRNFPRELYIYWFWNGDSWPYSILVATNNPEQQVDTETQGRFRLVGDPRTNNCSLSIRDARKSDTGIYSFRVERGYYVNYSYRDKKLHLLVTDLTQKPDIHLLEPLESGRPTKLTCSLPGSCEGGRPLMFSWEGTALHSLDPKTLRSSVLTFTPRLQDHGTNLTCWVKLQGAQVATERTIQLNISYAPQNLTIHVLSGNVTELKHPGNGSCLQVLEGASLLLDCVTESNPEATVSWAKMNGTLSPSQARKPKILELPWVELEHEGKFICRAQNPLGSQQVSLTLCVHYPPKLLTPSCSWEDQSLRCNCSSRAHPAASLGWRLGKRLVVGNHSNASFTVTSSSMGPWANSSLSLSGGLSSGLRFSCEAMNIHGSQNITVLLLPGNLVSSAGMVSAALGGAGAMTLLSLCLCLTFFCIVKTRRKQAAGKREGTDDEDPVMGTVAWSEWSPGHPLPSTLLTTEPTSPLCQIKTARTVFQILFTFQPFWNFNVVCCHCLENQVTFLDPIFEVLLEISPDGHFSLWFCPMVQPH